From Desulfovibrio sp., a single genomic window includes:
- a CDS encoding radical SAM protein: MLAASLATSNPSAEAMHPCFNAQAKGSYGRIHLPVASSCNIRCGYCDRRHDCVNESRPGVTSRLMTPAQAVLYALESLDRFPFITVAGIAGPGDPFADPETTLETFSLLRERCPSLIGCVSTNGMNLLEHVDRLIATGVGFVTVTVNAVDQAVGALVYDHVRWEGDLLTGEHGAKVLLDRQLAAIAALTKQGITVKVNTVVIPGLNDHHVDEIARTVAALGADRMNLIGLIPVKGTRLGTLRAPDPIFLARLRVAAGRHLKQMSHCARCRSDAVGLLGGCRTA, translated from the coding sequence ATGCTCGCTGCATCGCTTGCGACTTCCAATCCGTCCGCCGAGGCGATGCACCCCTGCTTCAATGCCCAAGCGAAAGGGTCCTACGGCAGAATCCACCTTCCGGTGGCGTCGTCGTGCAATATACGTTGCGGATACTGCGACCGCCGCCACGACTGCGTGAACGAATCCCGCCCGGGTGTTACGAGCAGGCTCATGACCCCGGCGCAGGCCGTGCTGTACGCCCTGGAATCCTTGGACCGTTTTCCGTTCATCACCGTGGCGGGGATAGCGGGTCCCGGGGATCCGTTCGCCGATCCGGAAACCACCCTGGAGACTTTTTCCCTCTTACGGGAACGCTGTCCCTCCCTCATCGGGTGCGTCTCCACCAACGGCATGAACCTCCTTGAACATGTGGACCGTCTCATTGCCACCGGTGTCGGATTCGTCACGGTGACTGTGAACGCTGTCGATCAGGCGGTTGGCGCGCTCGTCTATGACCATGTCCGCTGGGAAGGGGATTTGCTCACGGGAGAGCACGGGGCCAAAGTGCTGCTCGACCGGCAATTGGCGGCCATCGCTGCCCTGACGAAACAGGGAATCACCGTCAAGGTGAATACCGTGGTCATCCCTGGCCTGAATGACCATCATGTTGACGAAATCGCCAGAACAGTAGCGGCACTTGGGGCGGACCGCATGAACCTCATTGGCCTGATACCGGTGAAAGGGACACGCCTTGGCACCTTACGGGCACCTGACCCGATTTTCTTGGCTCGCCTTCGCGTGGCGGCTGGCCGCCATCTGAAGCAGATGTCTCATTGCGCGCGCTGCCGGTCCGACGCGGTCGGACTGCTTGGGGGCTGCCGAACGGCTTAA
- a CDS encoding histidine phosphatase family protein, translating into MSAQALKLVIAMVGLPASGKSTVAAKIKKCLVSEGVEVGVFNNGDVRREMCGAQETSCPEFYAPENMDGVAIREKINRINLERAADFFNGKGEVAVLDATNVSRKRRQAIKAFFPGYPIFFIECVNDDPELIAASISRKVNLPDFAHLSPEKAEESFRERRRYYERIYEPLGNEENFVVLDTLNKKIERERVQAVLPHYRVVRDLLVSDWVQNLYLARHGETVFNLDNRIGGDPDLTTRGLVQAQELAWHFKETPLPYVFTSMKKRTQQMAQRLCDGRTDCRVIALSEFDEIDAGICENMTYDEIARDMPQVHAARTRDKYNYIYPEGEGYATLKERVERGVKKALYLSGNADHIMIIGHQAVNRMILSHFLYRRTEDVPYIFIPQDRYFHIVTTQWRKLFELVKFMG; encoded by the coding sequence ATGTCAGCTCAGGCTCTGAAGCTCGTTATCGCCATGGTGGGGCTGCCCGCATCGGGCAAGTCCACGGTGGCCGCCAAGATCAAGAAGTGCCTCGTGTCCGAAGGGGTCGAGGTCGGGGTTTTCAACAACGGCGACGTGCGCCGGGAAATGTGTGGAGCCCAGGAGACCTCCTGCCCTGAATTCTACGCGCCCGAGAACATGGACGGCGTAGCCATCCGGGAGAAGATCAACCGCATCAACCTGGAACGGGCCGCGGATTTTTTCAATGGGAAGGGCGAGGTGGCCGTGCTGGACGCCACCAACGTGTCAAGAAAGCGCCGGCAGGCCATAAAAGCGTTCTTCCCCGGTTATCCGATCTTCTTCATCGAATGCGTCAACGATGACCCGGAACTCATCGCGGCCAGTATTTCGCGAAAGGTGAACCTGCCGGATTTCGCCCACCTCTCTCCGGAGAAGGCCGAGGAAAGTTTCAGGGAGCGCAGGCGCTACTACGAAAGGATTTACGAGCCCCTTGGCAATGAAGAGAACTTCGTGGTGCTCGATACATTGAACAAGAAGATCGAGCGGGAGCGGGTTCAGGCGGTGCTGCCGCACTACCGCGTCGTGCGCGACCTGCTGGTGTCTGACTGGGTGCAGAACCTGTATCTGGCTCGCCACGGCGAGACGGTCTTCAATCTGGACAACCGCATCGGCGGCGACCCGGACCTCACGACCCGGGGCTTGGTTCAGGCCCAGGAGCTGGCCTGGCATTTCAAGGAAACGCCCCTGCCGTACGTGTTCACCAGCATGAAAAAGCGCACCCAGCAGATGGCCCAGCGCCTCTGCGACGGCCGTACCGATTGCCGGGTCATCGCCCTGTCGGAATTTGACGAGATTGACGCAGGAATCTGCGAAAACATGACCTACGACGAGATCGCCCGGGACATGCCCCAGGTGCATGCGGCCCGCACCCGCGACAAGTACAACTACATCTATCCCGAGGGCGAAGGCTACGCCACATTGAAGGAGCGCGTTGAGCGCGGCGTGAAAAAAGCCCTGTACCTCTCGGGCAACGCGGACCACATCATGATCATCGGACACCAGGCCGTGAACCGCATGATCCTTTCGCATTTCCTGTACCGGCGGACCGAGGACGTGCCCTACATCTTCATCCCTCAGGACCGCTACTTCCACATCGTGACCACCCAGTGGCGCAAACTTTTCGAGCTGGTGAAATTCATGGGTTGA